ATTGCTCAGCATATTTTATCCCTAACAGTTTATTGAGTGCAACCAATATTTCTAAAACTGAGATACAAATTGCTTGagtgttatttttattcattcacttgACAACCCTGTTTGGATGATTTGAATTTCACTTTTGCAAGACAAATGAGCAGCCATGTCTGGATCAACTAAACTGCTCTGATCAGATCAGAGGACAGGATATAGaacatacattttcataaacatttGTCAAGATTACACTATATACATTAACTGATTAAGTAGCTATATAATGACATTTAGTTTGGTATAACCTTTATGTGCAAGCCATCTACCTGTGCTATCTTATTGTCAGCTACTATTTTTAGTCCTTTTTCCTTGAATTGACACTTGCTTGTAATCATTACATGGctcaaaacacaataaaataaagctaCGAGCTTGTACTTTAACCTCAAAGTTGAGTCCTCTCACATTCAAAGGAATAAGAGCATTGAGCTCAAATGTTTCCCTCAAATGTATGTTACTGATCACTAAGGTATATTTCTTATGTTTTCAGGCCTACCGATGGCCAACTTTGGAGGACATGCCATTCCTGGCTCCTTTTTCCTGTTCTTTGGCTTCTGGctaacagtaaaacacattcTCCAACACTACTGGAGGACAAGTCAGCCTAAAAGAAGACAGACTATGCCGCCTTTCTTTAAAAGAATTGACTACGTCGAGGGAGGATTTCAAATCTTTGCTTCATTTGTTGGTCAGTTTCCCTTCCATCTGCACACTTCAGGTCTCTACAACCTGTTCTTGACTCATGTCATTTGTCCGATTGTCCTGTCCCAGGTATTATGGTTGAACAATTTGTGGTGGACGGGCCACATGCCCACCTATACAACAGAGAGAACAATTCATGGGTAAAGCTGATGAACTGGCAGCACAGCACAATGTATCTGTTCTTTGGGATCGCTGGAATAGCATTGGTTGCGAGTACTACATCCAAACTGGTGCCAGCTGGTGTTGACCGCCTTGCTCTCTCCTTGGCTCTTTTTGTTGAAGGTAAGCTGTAAGGGAAGCTAGGTTTTAGtgatgcatttttctttcacatcaCAACTATGTCCCTTTAACATGTACTTGAgccatgttttgtgtttgactcTCCCTTATCACCAAGGGTTTCTGTTCTATTACCATCTGCACAACCGGCCCCTTCTGGATGCTCACGTCCACTCTCTGCTGCTAGTGGCTGTGTTTAGTGGGTCGGCCAGCACCATGTTGGAGGTGTTCCTAAGAGACAACATTACTTTGGAGCTGCTCAGGGCATGCCTGTTCATCCTGCAGGGCTCCTGGTTCTACCAGGTGATTAGCAAAAGCAGATGCTGAGAACGCCGTAATGTGTTAAACGTGATTTGTGGAACGCTGTGTGAATGTGCCCATACACATTTCTATTGGTACCACACAGTATCAATGTGTACAATATACTCAATACCAACACAAGGAAGGGCCAAGGGCCAAAGCAGTGTTTTTGACAGTTTGAGCCCATTTACTACGTGTGTATACTTTACATATAGTTAATTAATTTTTGCTGCTTCATCAGTACCAAATTTGTTTAATCTTGGCCTATTTGTAGAGACTTGAAAATTGATTGAGATTAGTCATCATTCACACTGACCTCAGACCTCAGAATATTTTGCTTAACATCACAGGCAGTTGGCTCCTTCATCAcaatatttgtcatttcagaTTGGATTCGTACTTTACCCATTAAGTGGGCCAAAGTGGGACTTGGAACTGCATGACAACGTCATGTTCATCACGATGTGCTTCTGCTGGCATTTAGCTGTGGCCCTGCTTTTAGTCACCTGCACCTCCTCTATGGTTTGGTTGTAAGTATCCCATCCTTTACCTATACAAGGTTTAGAACTAAAATTATATTCATATGGTGCATGTTATCCACTTCTTCACTGTCATGATACCTACATAACAGAGCAGTAAACTGATGTGAATCTGTTTTTATAGACCAacactacatttactcaaaccATCCTttcctgtaaaatgtaaaacacatttggcTGGAATT
The Enoplosus armatus isolate fEnoArm2 chromosome 13, fEnoArm2.hap1, whole genome shotgun sequence genome window above contains:
- the tmem45b gene encoding transmembrane protein 45B yields the protein MANFGGHAIPGSFFLFFGFWLTVKHILQHYWRTSQPKRRQTMPPFFKRIDYVEGGFQIFASFVGIMVEQFVVDGPHAHLYNRENNSWVKLMNWQHSTMYLFFGIAGIALVASTTSKLVPAGVDRLALSLALFVEGFLFYYHLHNRPLLDAHVHSLLLVAVFSGSASTMLEVFLRDNITLELLRACLFILQGSWFYQIGFVLYPLSGPKWDLELHDNVMFITMCFCWHLAVALLLVTCTSSMVWFTVKRFSGKGRDIEIGMQNTYPTTSSQKALLEESDEE